Proteins from one Chitinophaga oryzae genomic window:
- a CDS encoding hybrid sensor histidine kinase/response regulator transcription factor: MIWRCFLFLCLLFSAAFSQSSGQDITFSHLTVENGLSHNAGLSIAQDQQGFVWVGTHYGLNRYDGFRFKIYRHHADDSTSLPDNQIMTLYRDRHNTLWAGTTGGLARYDPVHDRFERIPLEPAPRRTNINCIYVDSKNRRWVGANNGLFLQDGKRLVQLTPGKIAGYVVKCVYEDRHGNIWIGTNKGLTRMTGDRYETFRHEDGQTNGLAMNFITAITEDRSGKLWIATQTGGINIYDPSTGRFSLLAQPAIINNIVRRIVPDKAGNMWIGTQEGLSIVDPVTLRGRHYQQEPHNNNSLSQNSIHSIYEDNNGTFWIGTYFGGVNMVRPDGSSFKAWQQHPPLDGISNNVISSIHEDARHNYWIGTEGGGLNYYDRSTGRFTYYKHDVNNPASLGSNLVKVVYEDKDHHIWTGTHGGGLNLLQHGSFRRYFYNPKDPATFSGEVTSVLEDSRGRFWVGTNVQLYLLHRNGVELEQQADTALMGVAKRQSIRCIVEDSRRRILVGTISGLYVLEGDTARVLQQGYINSIREDSQHNIWVSMYFGGLIKYNAALERQRHYTEKDGLPNDNVLGLLEDDQHYLWISTHNGLTRLDPARHRFQTYTVSDGIAGNVFNYNSFLRDSRGEFLFGGYNGITSFFPEKIITNTYPAPIRFTGLRLFNNPVGIAQKDQLLKEDISYTKALRFRHNQDVFTLEFALLNYIKSSKNRYAYRLEGGDGNWIETTNPAVTYTNLSSGHYTFWVKGANNDGIWSEPAKMEITILPPFWLTWWAFTIYAMCIGLLIFFVARFFFLWALLHKEEELHQVKLNFFTHVSHEIRTHLTLLLVPVEKMIDTLKKDDPLQATLTQLRNNADRLLKLVNELMDFRKAETNHLKLQVQEQDLIPFLDQIYSSFRELSLDRHISMAFRHDTEHAQVYFDREQLEKVFFNLLTNAFKFTPDGGSIQLHVSQVRQNIVVTVTDNGRGIAPEYLGKLFTNFFQVQDHGQQNTGYGIGLALSKNIVEQHKGTLTVESEPSTEGSQGRTCFTVTLPLGVRHFEGTQHVVGGEPAMPAAPLKMPLPSEETEADAAASPQPFTILIVEDNPELRALIRQTFQHQYQVLESENGAAGLAIATAQIPDMVISDVMMPEMDGLQFCTALKTDERTSHIPVVLLTAKSSQADHVSGLETGADLYLTKPFSTRVLALNVRNLIASREKMRERYSRQLQAEAVIPDPLPNSLDNAFLEKVMALVEEHMDDPEFGVEMLARKVAMSQPVLYKKLKAVTNMSVNDFVKSLRLKKAAALIRTRQHTVYQVAYMVGYNDRKYFSREFKKQFGKTPSEFAEAPEL; the protein is encoded by the coding sequence ATGATTTGGAGGTGTTTCCTGTTCTTATGCCTGTTGTTCTCCGCTGCTTTTTCCCAAAGCAGCGGGCAGGATATTACCTTCTCGCACCTCACCGTGGAAAACGGACTGTCTCATAACGCAGGGCTGTCGATCGCGCAGGACCAGCAGGGCTTCGTCTGGGTAGGCACTCATTATGGCCTCAACCGGTACGACGGTTTCCGTTTTAAGATATACCGTCACCATGCGGATGACAGCACCTCGCTGCCCGACAACCAGATCATGACCCTGTACCGCGACCGCCACAACACCCTCTGGGCGGGGACCACCGGCGGACTGGCCAGATATGACCCGGTACACGACCGCTTCGAACGGATACCACTGGAGCCCGCCCCCCGCCGTACCAATATCAACTGTATTTATGTAGACAGTAAGAACCGTCGCTGGGTGGGCGCCAACAACGGGCTTTTCCTGCAAGACGGGAAACGGCTGGTACAGCTGACGCCGGGAAAAATCGCCGGTTATGTGGTTAAATGCGTGTACGAAGACCGCCACGGCAATATCTGGATCGGTACCAACAAAGGCCTCACCAGAATGACCGGCGACCGGTACGAGACTTTCCGGCATGAAGACGGACAAACGAACGGCCTTGCGATGAATTTCATCACCGCTATCACGGAAGACCGTTCTGGTAAATTGTGGATCGCCACCCAAACCGGTGGTATTAATATATATGATCCTTCAACGGGCCGTTTTTCGCTGCTGGCCCAGCCGGCCATTATCAACAATATCGTCCGCAGGATCGTTCCCGACAAAGCCGGCAATATGTGGATCGGCACCCAGGAAGGCCTTAGCATCGTCGATCCGGTGACGCTGCGCGGACGCCACTACCAGCAGGAGCCTCACAACAATAACAGCCTTAGCCAGAATTCCATCCACAGTATTTATGAAGACAACAACGGCACCTTCTGGATCGGTACCTACTTCGGCGGCGTGAACATGGTGCGGCCTGACGGCAGCTCTTTTAAAGCCTGGCAGCAGCATCCCCCGCTGGACGGTATCAGCAACAACGTGATCAGCAGCATCCATGAAGATGCCCGCCATAATTACTGGATAGGTACGGAAGGCGGCGGCCTTAATTATTACGACCGCAGCACCGGCCGCTTCACTTATTATAAACATGATGTCAATAATCCCGCGAGCCTCGGTTCCAACCTGGTGAAAGTAGTCTATGAAGATAAAGATCACCACATCTGGACCGGCACCCACGGCGGCGGCCTGAACCTGTTGCAGCACGGCAGCTTCCGGCGCTATTTCTATAACCCCAAAGATCCCGCTACCTTTTCGGGGGAAGTGACCTCCGTGCTGGAAGACAGCCGGGGCAGGTTCTGGGTGGGCACCAATGTGCAGCTCTACCTGTTGCACCGCAACGGCGTGGAACTGGAGCAACAGGCAGATACCGCGCTGATGGGCGTTGCCAAACGGCAGTCCATCCGTTGTATCGTGGAAGACAGCCGCCGGCGTATCCTGGTGGGGACCATTAGCGGCTTGTATGTGCTGGAAGGCGATACCGCACGGGTATTGCAACAGGGGTATATCAACTCCATCCGGGAAGACTCCCAACACAATATCTGGGTGAGCATGTATTTCGGCGGGCTGATAAAATACAATGCAGCCCTGGAGCGCCAACGGCATTACACGGAAAAAGACGGTCTGCCGAACGACAACGTACTGGGGCTCCTGGAAGACGACCAGCATTATCTGTGGATCAGCACCCATAACGGGCTGACACGCCTGGACCCCGCCCGCCACCGGTTCCAGACCTATACTGTCAGCGACGGTATCGCCGGCAACGTGTTCAACTACAACTCCTTTCTGCGTGACAGCCGCGGGGAGTTCCTTTTCGGCGGATACAACGGCATCACCAGTTTCTTCCCCGAAAAAATCATCACCAATACCTATCCCGCCCCGATCCGTTTTACAGGCCTGCGTTTGTTCAACAACCCGGTGGGCATCGCCCAAAAAGATCAGTTGCTGAAAGAAGATATCAGTTACACGAAAGCGCTGCGCTTCCGTCATAACCAGGATGTGTTTACGCTGGAATTCGCGTTGCTCAACTATATCAAGAGCAGCAAAAACCGCTACGCCTACCGGCTGGAAGGTGGCGACGGCAACTGGATAGAGACCACCAACCCGGCAGTCACCTACACTAACCTGTCGTCCGGTCATTATACTTTCTGGGTAAAGGGCGCCAACAACGATGGTATCTGGAGCGAGCCGGCCAAAATGGAGATAACCATCCTGCCGCCTTTCTGGCTTACATGGTGGGCTTTCACCATCTACGCCATGTGTATCGGCCTGCTGATTTTCTTTGTTGCCCGCTTCTTTTTCCTCTGGGCCCTGCTGCATAAGGAAGAAGAGCTGCACCAGGTGAAACTGAATTTCTTCACCCATGTGTCGCATGAGATCAGGACGCACCTGACGCTGTTGCTGGTGCCGGTAGAGAAAATGATAGATACGCTGAAGAAAGACGACCCGCTGCAGGCCACGCTGACACAGCTACGCAACAATGCCGACCGGCTGCTGAAGCTGGTGAATGAGCTGATGGATTTCCGCAAGGCGGAAACCAACCACCTGAAGCTGCAGGTACAGGAACAGGACCTGATCCCTTTCCTCGACCAGATCTACAGCAGTTTCCGGGAGCTGTCGCTGGACCGCCATATCAGCATGGCTTTCCGGCATGACACAGAACACGCGCAGGTGTACTTCGACCGGGAACAGCTGGAAAAAGTGTTTTTCAACCTGCTGACCAACGCTTTCAAATTCACGCCCGACGGCGGCAGCATACAACTGCATGTATCGCAGGTACGGCAAAACATAGTCGTTACCGTTACCGACAATGGCCGCGGTATCGCCCCCGAATACCTGGGCAAACTGTTTACCAATTTCTTCCAGGTGCAGGACCACGGTCAGCAGAATACGGGTTACGGTATCGGGCTGGCGCTGTCCAAAAATATTGTGGAGCAGCACAAAGGCACGCTGACGGTGGAAAGCGAACCTTCGACCGAGGGAAGCCAGGGCCGTACCTGCTTTACCGTTACCCTGCCGCTGGGCGTCCGGCATTTTGAAGGTACGCAGCACGTTGTAGGCGGCGAGCCGGCCATGCCCGCCGCACCGCTGAAAATGCCGCTGCCTTCCGAAGAAACGGAGGCCGATGCCGCCGCCAGTCCGCAGCCTTTTACCATCCTCATCGTGGAAGACAATCCCGAGCTGCGCGCCCTTATCCGTCAGACCTTCCAGCACCAGTACCAGGTACTGGAAAGTGAAAACGGGGCCGCCGGTTTGGCGATCGCCACTGCCCAGATCCCGGATATGGTGATCAGCGATGTGATGATGCCGGAAATGGACGGGCTGCAGTTCTGTACCGCGCTTAAAACCGATGAGCGTACCAGTCATATCCCGGTGGTGCTGCTCACCGCCAAAAGTTCACAAGCCGATCATGTGAGTGGCCTCGAAACCGGCGCCGACCTCTATCTTACCAAACCTTTCAGCACGCGGGTGCTGGCGCTGAATGTCCGTAACCTCATCGCTTCCCGTGAAAAGATGCGGGAACGTTACAGCCGGCAGCTGCAGGCAGAGGCTGTCATCCCCGACCCGCTGCCCAACAGCCTGGACAATGCTTTCCTGGAGAAAGTGATGGCCCTCGTGGAAGAGCATATGGACGATCCCGAATTTGGCGTAGAGATGCTGGCCCGCAAGGTCGCCATGAGCCAGCCGGTGTTATATAAGAAGCTGAAAGCCGTAACGAACATGTCGGTGAACGATTTTGTGAAGTCGCTGCGCCTCAAAAAAGCCGCGGCATTAATCCGTACCCGTCAGCATACCGTTTACCAGGTTGCTTATATGGTAGGATATAACGACCGTAAATATTTCAGCCGCGAATTCAAAAAACAGTTCGGGAAAACACCTTCCGAGTTCGCGGAAGCTCCTGAATTGTGA
- a CDS encoding polysaccharide lyase family 8 super-sandwich domain-containing protein, with the protein MKLKILHFFGLLFCTLGAAAQTEYTTIMDRVREELLAQASNTTTLDNNVTATLSTLQASGSWPDVNYAYSSTTYTADVHINRVKAFAQAYTKPASTHYHSTALFTAIVNSLTYWNTTDPKSWNWYHNDISNPQRIGEILILLETAPQSLGSLRSALLTQMSRGNPSKQAGANKLDEAIHFMYRSCLTANDSLMQYSVNEAFYPLVLTSAEGIQHDLSYQQHGPQLYIYGYGTVFVEGETKVAYYLRGTSYALSGSRLALFSSFVRNSFLKAMRAKYIDFGTNGRSISRENNLQVGVTSLLQKLKVLDTAYAGEYDDNIARLNGSQPPGYHLPALHNHFWRSDYSQHHRSGYLFGLHLTSTRTAKQENGNGENLKGYYLSDGSTHIAASGNDYFNIPPVWDWSRIPGTTVPYITTIPVRAPWGVNFGTTAFAGGVSDSLYGVSALQFSDYSTQARKAWFFFDKEVVCLGAGISSTATQPVNTTVNQCLLNGAVSAKIDGAVNTVANGSYSYNNNLKWITHNGISYYFPAGGQLQLSMQSQSGTWRSINNGGSTTVQNMNVFQLWFNHGNAPANGTYVYYVLPGQDMNTYDTTAVRIEQNTADVQAVYHAGLNIRQLVFYQAGTFHKDSVTITVDRACTLMLHGIGTGQVKVSVADPAQSSAPVNIYLTLPGIPQMRHLAASLPSGPYAGSTATYQVNNNTPVYSAATVTAIADAYVRGGSYNTANYGTGNLVLKQDGSTSYTREVFLKFNVGAIPAGTNQVKLRMYVNYANTSIATVPWIAQYVGNDSWTESGITDSNKPAVVKAVDTVMGRGAGNFAEWDVTDIALTEKGADGILTLKLVSGLAGATTDAIFISREGSDSTQRPILVCSSNNNTFTAMMATDKTTSTGITLSPNPAADYIRVQTATPWQQAELRDAAGKVLLMEKLNGRQQFELSLSHIRSGMYWLVLSGGGKQAVKKVVKL; encoded by the coding sequence ATGAAGCTGAAAATTCTACACTTTTTCGGGCTCCTGTTCTGTACCCTTGGCGCAGCGGCCCAAACGGAATACACCACCATCATGGACCGCGTCCGGGAGGAACTGCTGGCCCAGGCGTCCAACACCACTACGCTGGACAACAACGTTACCGCTACCCTGTCTACCTTACAGGCCAGCGGCTCCTGGCCGGACGTAAACTACGCCTACAGCTCCACCACCTATACGGCCGATGTGCACATCAACCGGGTGAAGGCTTTCGCCCAGGCCTATACGAAACCGGCCAGTACCCACTACCACAGCACCGCGCTGTTTACCGCCATTGTCAACAGCCTCACCTACTGGAACACCACCGATCCCAAAAGCTGGAACTGGTACCATAACGATATCTCCAATCCCCAGCGCATCGGGGAGATCCTCATCCTGCTGGAGACAGCCCCGCAGTCCCTCGGCAGCCTGCGCAGTGCGCTGCTCACGCAAATGAGCCGGGGCAACCCCAGCAAACAGGCCGGCGCCAACAAACTGGACGAAGCCATCCACTTTATGTACCGCTCCTGCCTGACCGCCAACGATTCGCTGATGCAGTACAGCGTAAACGAAGCATTTTATCCGCTGGTGCTTACCTCTGCAGAAGGGATACAACACGACCTTTCCTACCAGCAGCATGGGCCGCAGCTGTATATCTATGGATATGGGACGGTATTCGTAGAGGGGGAAACGAAAGTCGCCTACTATCTGCGGGGGACCTCCTACGCCCTGTCAGGCAGCAGGCTGGCGCTCTTCAGCAGTTTTGTGCGCAACAGTTTCCTGAAAGCCATGCGCGCCAAATACATCGACTTCGGTACTAACGGCCGCAGTATCAGCCGCGAGAACAACCTGCAGGTTGGCGTCACCAGCCTGCTGCAAAAGCTCAAAGTGCTGGATACCGCGTATGCCGGCGAATACGACGACAACATCGCGCGGCTCAACGGCAGCCAGCCGCCAGGCTATCATTTACCCGCCCTGCACAACCATTTCTGGCGTTCGGATTATTCCCAGCATCACCGCAGCGGCTACCTGTTCGGACTGCACCTCACCTCCACTCGTACCGCCAAACAGGAAAACGGCAACGGCGAAAACCTGAAAGGCTATTACCTGTCAGATGGTTCCACCCATATTGCCGCCAGCGGCAACGACTATTTCAATATTCCGCCGGTATGGGACTGGAGCCGCATACCCGGTACCACGGTACCTTATATCACCACCATCCCGGTACGTGCTCCCTGGGGCGTCAATTTCGGCACCACCGCTTTTGCCGGCGGCGTGTCCGACTCGCTCTACGGCGTGTCCGCGCTGCAGTTCTCCGACTACAGCACACAAGCCCGCAAAGCCTGGTTTTTTTTCGATAAAGAAGTGGTATGCCTGGGAGCCGGCATCAGTTCCACTGCCACGCAGCCTGTCAATACTACGGTGAACCAGTGCCTGCTCAACGGCGCCGTGTCCGCCAAAATTGACGGCGCCGTCAATACCGTGGCTAACGGCAGCTACAGCTATAATAACAATCTGAAATGGATCACCCATAACGGCATCAGTTACTATTTCCCCGCCGGCGGCCAGCTGCAGCTGAGCATGCAGTCGCAGTCCGGCACCTGGAGAAGCATCAACAACGGCGGCAGCACCACTGTACAAAACATGAACGTGTTCCAGCTCTGGTTCAATCATGGCAACGCACCGGCGAACGGCACGTATGTTTACTATGTATTGCCCGGACAGGACATGAACACCTACGATACTACTGCGGTGCGGATTGAACAAAACACCGCCGACGTACAGGCCGTATATCATGCAGGCCTGAATATCCGGCAGCTGGTATTTTACCAGGCCGGCACTTTCCATAAAGACTCGGTAACTATCACCGTAGACCGTGCCTGCACCCTGATGCTGCACGGCATCGGCACCGGCCAGGTGAAAGTATCCGTCGCCGATCCGGCGCAGTCTTCCGCTCCGGTCAATATTTACCTGACCCTGCCTGGTATTCCGCAGATGCGTCACCTGGCCGCCAGCCTGCCTTCAGGGCCTTATGCCGGTTCAACCGCCACCTACCAGGTTAACAACAACACACCGGTATATTCCGCTGCTACGGTGACCGCCATCGCAGATGCCTATGTGCGGGGAGGCAGCTACAATACCGCCAATTACGGTACCGGCAACCTCGTGCTCAAGCAGGACGGCAGCACCAGCTACACCCGGGAGGTGTTCCTGAAGTTCAATGTCGGCGCCATACCTGCCGGTACCAACCAGGTGAAACTGCGCATGTACGTCAACTATGCCAATACCAGCATCGCCACCGTGCCCTGGATAGCCCAGTACGTGGGCAATGACAGCTGGACGGAGAGCGGTATTACCGACAGCAACAAACCCGCTGTCGTCAAGGCAGTAGATACCGTTATGGGAAGAGGTGCGGGCAACTTCGCCGAATGGGACGTAACGGACATCGCACTGACGGAAAAGGGCGCAGATGGCATACTGACGCTGAAGCTAGTATCCGGGCTGGCAGGCGCCACCACCGATGCGATCTTCATTTCCCGGGAGGGCAGCGACTCCACGCAGCGCCCCATACTCGTCTGCAGCAGTAACAACAACACCTTCACCGCCATGATGGCCACAGATAAAACAACCAGCACCGGGATCACACTATCGCCCAATCCCGCTGCTGATTACATCAGGGTGCAGACAGCCACGCCGTGGCAGCAGGCAGAGTTAAGAGATGCAGCCGGAAAAGTGTTGCTGATGGAAAAGCTGAACGGACGGCAACAGTTTGAACTATCGTTGTCGCATATACGTTCCGGAATGTATTGGCTGGTATTGAGCGGTGGGGGTAAACAAGCGGTAAAGAAGGTCGTGAAACTGTAA
- a CDS encoding winged helix-turn-helix transcriptional regulator: protein MPEFFHDKRLYYTPIEFALGHIGGTWKMPILWRLQEKPLRFSELKKDIPHITDKMLTSQLRELESKNLISREVFPVVPPKVEYRLTEKGRKAIPVIETIMKYGYELIKEAGIEYPPKDI, encoded by the coding sequence ATGCCTGAATTCTTTCACGATAAGAGACTGTATTACACGCCGATCGAATTTGCGTTGGGCCATATCGGCGGAACGTGGAAGATGCCTATACTCTGGCGTTTGCAGGAGAAGCCGCTGCGGTTCAGTGAGCTGAAAAAAGACATCCCGCATATTACGGATAAAATGCTGACCAGCCAGTTGCGGGAACTGGAAAGCAAAAACCTGATCAGCCGCGAGGTGTTTCCGGTAGTGCCGCCGAAGGTGGAATACCGCCTGACGGAGAAAGGAAGAAAAGCGATCCCCGTCATCGAAACGATCATGAAATACGGCTATGAGCTGATAAAAGAGGCGGGCATTGAATACCCGCCTAAAGACATCTAG
- a CDS encoding MFS transporter — MRSEKNLWLLALGVFGITTTEFGVIGVLPDIATAFHVSIDKAGWLLSAFALIVAFFGPFMMMLFSKTNRKNLLLFSLLLFAAANVLSAFALNFYQLLLIRMLPAFFHPVYWSIALSFAINNSDRPNTSKAVSIIFSGLTVATVLGVPLATFVSAMFNWQGAFLVTAFINVVAFAGVKWWLPPVPAGHTAVASSQQNIFRNRLLWTNLLLAFFIITAMYATYGYMADFLKQVSHMNGSTISMMLLLFGVVGIGGNYLAGRYMSRQPYVTTLLFLLLLSGVHVLLYWLGGTLLPMVLLTSVWGLIHAGGFLISNIQVTSSAPEESELINSIFTSCGNFAVTAGALLGGHWIAGYGIVNVVWASVGCLTIALLILLFKRLRYQRPGL, encoded by the coding sequence ATGCGTTCAGAAAAAAATCTCTGGTTGCTGGCGTTGGGTGTGTTTGGCATCACCACTACTGAATTTGGCGTGATCGGGGTCTTACCGGACATAGCAACAGCTTTTCATGTCTCCATTGACAAGGCAGGCTGGCTTCTCAGCGCTTTTGCGCTGATAGTGGCTTTCTTCGGGCCTTTTATGATGATGCTCTTTTCAAAGACCAACCGCAAAAACCTGTTGCTTTTTTCACTGTTACTTTTTGCGGCGGCCAATGTGCTATCTGCTTTTGCCCTGAATTTTTACCAGTTGCTGCTGATCAGAATGCTGCCGGCTTTCTTTCATCCGGTGTACTGGTCCATAGCGCTGTCTTTCGCGATCAATAACAGTGACAGGCCAAACACTTCCAAAGCGGTCAGCATTATTTTCTCCGGCCTTACCGTAGCAACGGTACTGGGAGTGCCCCTGGCCACTTTTGTTTCCGCGATGTTCAACTGGCAGGGCGCTTTCCTGGTCACTGCCTTTATCAATGTAGTCGCTTTTGCGGGGGTAAAGTGGTGGCTGCCGCCGGTACCGGCAGGCCATACAGCGGTGGCCTCATCACAGCAAAACATTTTCCGTAACAGGCTGCTGTGGACCAATCTGCTGCTGGCCTTTTTCATCATTACAGCGATGTACGCCACCTACGGCTATATGGCGGATTTTTTAAAGCAGGTGTCTCACATGAATGGTAGTACGATCAGCATGATGTTGCTGTTATTCGGCGTGGTGGGTATCGGGGGTAATTATCTTGCGGGGAGATATATGAGCAGGCAACCCTATGTGACTACGCTGTTGTTCCTGTTATTATTATCAGGAGTGCATGTACTGTTGTATTGGCTGGGCGGTACGCTCCTGCCGATGGTGTTGCTGACTTCCGTGTGGGGACTCATTCATGCCGGCGGTTTTCTCATCAGCAATATACAGGTGACCAGCTCCGCGCCGGAGGAATCGGAGCTGATCAACAGTATCTTTACCTCCTGCGGCAATTTCGCCGTTACGGCCGGCGCTTTGCTGGGCGGGCACTGGATTGCAGGCTATGGCATCGTCAACGTGGTTTGGGCCAGCGTGGGATGTTTGACCATCGCGCTGCTCATCCTGCTTTTCAAGCGATTAAGATATCAGCGTCCGGGGCTTTAG
- a CDS encoding transglutaminase domain-containing protein — MKSLPVFLVLAGLSASALAQQLPVIRATAKTVSIKDGPNFSKNTWTIEPATKPDIYITSAKKVVFYTDVDSISIQVKQDKPQDFYILLNGRDSALTRIQYQPPRLEMLKKAKKYNYADKREVSAFTYQSADDEVLKNIRRELKLDSIAGNGNEISQMINLMHWVHDIIRHDGNSNNPAKKNAVDIIGICNKEGRGVNCRMMATVLNECYLAMGFKSRFLTCMPKELKFDDCHVINMVYSTDKQKWLWMDPTFNAYVMNEKGELLGPAEVREKLINGKPLILNPDANWNRKNSTTKEQYLENYMAKNLYRLETPAASVYNAETGKWPAYVQLVPLDGLNQESTKADSTIKTGYRFQVTNNPDLFWVKP; from the coding sequence ATGAAGTCCTTACCTGTATTCCTGGTGCTGGCGGGGTTAAGTGCCTCTGCTTTAGCGCAGCAATTGCCCGTTATCCGCGCCACTGCCAAAACTGTCAGCATTAAAGACGGACCCAATTTCTCCAAAAATACCTGGACCATCGAGCCGGCCACCAAACCGGATATTTACATCACCTCGGCAAAGAAGGTGGTTTTCTATACGGACGTGGATTCCATCTCCATCCAGGTAAAGCAGGACAAACCGCAGGATTTCTATATCCTGCTGAACGGGAGAGATTCCGCATTGACAAGGATTCAATATCAACCGCCCCGCCTGGAGATGCTGAAAAAAGCAAAGAAGTACAACTATGCCGATAAAAGAGAGGTGTCGGCTTTCACTTATCAGTCGGCCGATGATGAGGTGCTGAAAAATATCCGCCGGGAACTCAAACTGGATTCCATTGCGGGGAACGGTAACGAAATCTCCCAAATGATCAACCTGATGCACTGGGTACATGATATTATCCGGCATGATGGTAACAGTAACAACCCCGCCAAAAAAAATGCGGTGGATATTATCGGTATCTGTAACAAAGAGGGAAGAGGCGTCAACTGCCGCATGATGGCGACGGTGCTGAATGAATGTTATCTCGCGATGGGCTTCAAATCCAGGTTTTTAACCTGCATGCCCAAAGAGTTGAAGTTCGACGACTGTCATGTGATCAACATGGTGTATTCTACCGACAAACAAAAATGGCTTTGGATGGACCCTACCTTCAACGCCTATGTGATGAATGAAAAAGGAGAATTGCTTGGGCCGGCCGAGGTAAGGGAAAAGCTGATCAACGGAAAGCCGCTGATCCTGAATCCTGACGCCAACTGGAACCGGAAAAATTCCACCACCAAAGAACAGTACCTGGAAAACTATATGGCCAAAAACCTCTACCGCCTGGAAACACCTGCCGCCAGCGTATATAACGCGGAAACGGGTAAGTGGCCCGCTTATGTACAGCTTGTGCCATTGGATGGCCTGAACCAGGAAAGCACTAAAGCGGACAGCACGATCAAAACCGGCTACCGCTTCCAGGTGACCAACAACCCGGACCTGTTCTGGGTGAAACCATAA
- a CDS encoding LLM class flavin-dependent oxidoreductase, with the protein MEIGIDSFAATKSQTGGHNAAADMKEMDNLLERMVLADQAGLAVFGLGEHHRREFLDSASTLILAAAAARTKQIKLTSAVTVLSAADPVRVFQSFATLDIISKGRAEMVVGRGSFIEAFPLFGYNLDDYDALFTEKLELLLKIRDEERVEWSGKFRAPLENAPVYPRPVQEPLPVWVGVGGTPQSFVRAGTLGLPLMVAVIGGETHRFRPLVDLYREAGRKAGHPEEKLQVGLHSLGYIAKTSQQARDEFFPGYAEVFTRIGRERGWGPVTRPQFDAQNGPTGALLVGSPQEVADKIRRHSEALGGITRFTFQMDNANLPHDKLMNSIALIGKEIVPSLQ; encoded by the coding sequence ATGGAAATAGGGATCGACAGCTTCGCTGCCACGAAATCACAAACCGGCGGCCATAACGCCGCTGCTGATATGAAAGAGATGGACAACCTGCTGGAACGGATGGTGCTGGCGGACCAGGCGGGCCTTGCGGTTTTCGGGCTGGGAGAACATCACCGCCGCGAATTCCTGGATTCGGCCTCCACGCTGATACTGGCGGCGGCTGCGGCGCGCACGAAGCAGATTAAACTGACCAGCGCTGTCACCGTGCTGAGCGCTGCCGACCCCGTGCGGGTATTCCAGAGCTTCGCCACACTGGACATTATTTCCAAAGGAAGGGCCGAGATGGTGGTGGGCCGCGGTTCCTTTATAGAAGCCTTTCCGCTGTTCGGTTACAACCTCGATGATTACGATGCGTTGTTCACAGAAAAGCTGGAGCTGCTGCTGAAGATCAGGGACGAAGAGCGCGTGGAGTGGAGCGGCAAATTCAGGGCGCCGTTGGAAAATGCGCCTGTTTATCCGCGGCCGGTACAGGAGCCGTTGCCCGTTTGGGTGGGGGTGGGCGGCACGCCGCAGTCTTTCGTACGGGCGGGCACGTTGGGACTGCCGCTGATGGTAGCGGTGATCGGTGGTGAAACGCACCGTTTCAGGCCATTGGTAGACCTCTACCGTGAAGCCGGCCGGAAAGCCGGGCACCCGGAAGAAAAGTTACAGGTGGGGCTGCACTCGCTGGGATATATCGCCAAAACGTCGCAACAGGCGAGGGACGAATTTTTCCCTGGCTACGCCGAAGTGTTTACCCGCATCGGGAGGGAGCGGGGCTGGGGACCGGTCACACGCCCGCAGTTTGATGCACAGAACGGCCCCACCGGCGCTTTGCTGGTAGGCAGCCCGCAGGAAGTGGCGGACAAAATCCGCCGGCACAGCGAAGCGCTGGGAGGTATCACCCGTTTTACGTTCCAGATGGACAACGCCAATCTCCCACATGATAAACTGATGAACTCCATCGCACTGATCGGAAAAGAGATCGTACCGTCGTTGCAATAA